In Methanomicrobiales archaeon, the following are encoded in one genomic region:
- a CDS encoding glutaredoxin family protein: MQWTHVEGKDRGKVRLYALSTCGWCAKTKQLLMELGVDFRYVYVDLLDADEMAQAIDEVAQLTSQQAFPTIVIDDDRVIVGYRADQIREALGP, from the coding sequence ATGCAGTGGACGCATGTGGAGGGCAAGGACAGGGGCAAGGTGCGGCTCTACGCGCTGAGCACCTGCGGGTGGTGCGCGAAGACCAAGCAGCTCCTGATGGAACTCGGCGTCGACTTCCGGTACGTGTACGTCGATCTCCTGGACGCAGACGAGATGGCGCAGGCGATCGATGAGGTTGCGCAGCTGACATCCCAGCAGGCGTTCCCGACGATCGTGATCGACGATGACAGGGTGATCGTCGGCTACCGGGCCGACCAGATCCGCGAGGCCCTGGGTCCATGA